AACCGTTCTTGATGGCCATTCGCATACTCGAGCCGCGCTGGCGTTCTTCTCGCATGCGCTCGAAGATCAGCACGTTCGAGTCGACCGCCATCCCGATGCTGAGCACGAGACCGGCCAGGCCGGGGAGCGTGAAGGTGGCGTCGATCAGCGACATTGCCCCCAACACGAGAATCAGGTTCAGCAGCAGGCACAAGTCGGCGATGAAGCCGCAGACCAGGTAATACACCAGCGTCACGGCCAGCACCGCCACGATCGACACCGCCATGGCGGAGAGACCTTTGCGCTGCACGTCGGAACCAAGCGTCGGGCTGACGGTGAATTCGCTCACCGGTTCGCGATAGAGCGGCACCTGCAAGGCCCCGGCATTCAGCACGTTGACCAGATCGTTGATTTCGTCCTGGGTGAATGAGCCTTCGATCACCCCGGTCGAGCCGATGACGGCGTTGATCGTGGGTGCGGAATGCACTTCTTCATTCAGCAGCACGGCCAGCCGGGTTTTGTAACCGGCGCCGGTGCGAGGCTGATACTTGGAGGTCAACTGCTGCATCAGGTGACCGCCGCGGTCGTTGAACGTGAACCCGACCGCCAGACCGCGATCCGTCACCGTTTCACGGACCTGTTTCAGCAGATCGCCGTCAATTCGCTGGGCAGGGTCGGGATTGACCACCACCAGGTACTGCAACTGCGGCTTGCCGTTCACCTCCACGGTCCGGACATGCACCCGATCGCCGGGCTGCACCTTTGGTTCGCCAGTTTCGGCGGTAACAGCTGCTGGCCGCCATTTTCCGATCAACTGATTGTTGCGAAAGATTTCCTTGACCTTGTCACCCAGGCTGTCGGCCAACTGGATCAGGTCTTGGTGGTCGACTTCGTTGGCGAGAACCGAGAACTCAAGCTTTCCCAGGTCGACGATCTTGCGCTTGGTGGCCTGTACTTTTTCCTGATCGGCGCCAGGGACGATGACTTCAATGCGGTCGGCACCGACCCGGCGGACGGTGACTTCCTCGGTCCCAGTCGGATTCACGCGGCGGCTGACGGCCGCCACCATCTTGTCCATGACTTCGTTGGTGATCTGCTTGCCAGTCGCCTCGGCCTCTTGCCGGTTGACCGCGAATTCCATGTTCGTGCCGCCGGCAAGGTCGATCCCCAGGCTGATGGCCGATAAGGGATTTTGACCCGACACCCAACGGGTGACAAACGGGCCGAGGGCCAGCGTGAGCGAGAAGAGGACCAGGCCGATTTTGGTGGCGTAGTCCCGCATCTTGAGCCAGCGGGCAATCAGGGTGCCGAGGACAAACGGGAGCACGATGACGGCCAGAATGACCAGAAAGACCAGCCAGCCTTTCCAGTCCCCGGCGGCGCCAGCGGCCCCTTCAGCGGCTTTAACGGTCGTTTCTTCAGCGGCGAGCAGCAGGTTCATACTGAGCGAATTCATCCCGGGTTACTCCGTCCCTGTTCTCTATTGCCGGCTTCGTGCCGCGTATTTTGACTGGCCGAGGTCCGATGCTGGAAATCTGGATGCAATTGCCGCGAATCGCGGTGAAGTGAAAAGAGTCGACGCGTCGTGTTATTCGGCGGTCTTCTCTTTTTCTTTGGGGGGAGCTGCCAGGGATTCCCGAATCGCTCCCGCCTGAAATTTGATCCGCGTGTTGTCGTCGACACGCAGGGTGACTTCTTTTTTGTCTTCGGAAACGCTGACCACATATCCGAGGATGCCGCCGATCGTGACCACCGGATCATTCTTTTTCAATGAGCCGATCAACTGGTCGCGTTTGGCTTTTTCCTTCTGATCCGTGCGGCCGAACAGCAACTGCACGACCATGAAGATCGCCAGGCCCCCGGCCATATAGATCATGAACGGACCCATGCCGGGATCTGCTGCCGGCGCAGGCGCGTCGACACCCAGCAATGTGAACAACCCCAGACAGTGCATCATCGCAGCCAATCTCACGCGGAATGGCGGGACGCAAGCCCGCCCTGTCAACAAATTCCGCACCGCCAGCAGCTTCCGGCGGCCCGGAGGAAGGGAATAGTTTAGGGATCGGCTGTCATACGGGCAAGATGGTCAAGCCGAAACTCCTGCGCGGAGTTTGACTTAATCGCCGCACGCAAATCCCGCATCACCTGCTGGTAGTAGGCCAGGTTGTGGACCGTCAGGGCCTGGGCCCCCAGCATTTCCTCCACCTGGAACAGATGCCGCAGGTATCCGCGACTGAACTGCTGACAGGTCGGGCAGTTGCAGTTCGCGTCCAGCGGACGGGTGTCCCGCTGATACCGCAGATTCCGCATCTTGACGAGCCCGTGACTCGTGAACGCCGTCGCATTCCGGGCATTTCGGGTCGGCATCACGCAGTCGAACATGTCGACCCCCCGCAGCACCGCCTCGATAATGTCGATGGGCCGGCCGACCCCCATCAGGTAGCGAGGTTTGTGTTCCGGCAGGAGTGGAACCGTGAAATCGAGCGTCGAATACATGTCGGCCGGGGCTTCCCCTACGCTGAGCCCCCCGATGGCGTAACCGGGAAAATCGAGCGGCAGCAGCCCTTCCGCCGACCGTTCCCGCATGGCTTGATCGGTTCCTCCCTGCAGAATCCCGAACAGAGCCTGATCGGGTCGCTTTTGAGCATCCCGGCACAGAGCTGCCCAACGGGTTGTGCGGTCGACCGCCGCCTGCATTTTTTCCGCCGGGGCGTCGTGCGGAGGGCACTCGTCCAGGCACATGATGACGTCGGCCCCCAGGTCTTCCTGGATCTGCACCGCCCGAGCCGGCGTCAGGTCGAACATGCTGCCGTCGACATGGGACTTGAAGACGACCCTGTCGCGGTCCATCTGACGGAGTTCTGCCAGGCTGAAGACCTGATACCCGCCAGAGTCGGTGAGAATCGGCCCCTGCCAGTTCATGAAAGCGTGCAGCCCGCCGAGGTCTTTGACGACGCTTTCGCCGGGCCGCAGGGCGAGATGATAGGTATTGGCGAGAATCATCTTCGCCCCCATCTCCCGCAACTCGTCCGGCCAGATCCCCTTGACCGTCCCCCGCGTCCCCACCGGCATGAAGATGGGCGTTTCGACAACCCCATGCGGCGTCTCAAACCGTCCCAGCCGGGCGCGGGAGGTGGGGTCGGTGTAATCGAGGTGGAAGGCGAAGGAGGTCATCTGCAATTGCTGTTCTGTACTGGCGAGCCTGAAGCGTCACGGGAACTTCTGTAATGAATCTTTCGAGGGCCTTCCGGATCGCGTATCCTAATGAAAATCGGCGAGACATGCAGAGGCGGTTTTTCGAACACTGACAGCGATCGTCAAAAGCGATACGGAATCATGGCCAGAAAGAAACACACCTTTCAGGTTCTCGTCGAGCAGGACGAAGAAGGCTGGTACGTTGCCGAATGTCCCGCACTGAAGGGCTGCTACACGCAGGGCAAAACCTACGAAGAGGTCATGGACAATATCCGGGACGTGATCGAGTTGTGCCTGGAAGAACTGCGCGCCAGCGGTCAATCCGTTCCGACCCAGCCGGAGATCATCAGCGTCCGCCGTGTCGAGGTCGTCATTTGAGCGGATTGCCAGTCCTCAAACCTCGGGAACTGATTCGCGCGCTGGAGAAGGCCGGGTTCCGAGTTGTCCGCAAATCTGCTGGAAGTCATTGGCAACTGGCTCATGACGATGGACGCCGCACAACAGTGCCCGTTCATAAGGGAAGAGATATCGGCCCAGGACTGCTGCGAAAAATTCTGAGAGACACCGAGTTGACGATTGATCAATTAAAGCAATTGATCTCTGAGTAAACGAGGTGCTTTGCAGTCCCAGGTCACTCTCATCAACTGACGAACTTCACTACCCGCGCGGCGGTGTTGGATTTTGCTCCGCTGCTATCCGTCAGCAGGAATTCCACGCGGCGGTTGGTTGTCGTCGGGGTGGTGGAGTCGCTGGCGTAGGTTAGGCTGTGGAGGAGATGCCGGACTGCGTCTGGCGTCGCGGCAGCCGTCAGTGTGATGGTGAGTGCCTGACCGCCGATTCCGTTGGAAGTGATCGAGCCGATGAGGTCTCCTTCGTAATACACATCATTCCCGCTGACATTGATTTCACCGGTTCCAGTTCCGCCGGAAATGATCGAGAGACGGTCGTTCGCTTCGGAGAAGCCGTTGAAGCGGGCCGTGAGCGAACCGCCGGCCATATTCCAGTCCAGATCGCTGACGTCGCCTCCGGTGGCGAGGGCGATGGGCAGGCCGCTCTTGGAATAGGTGGCGGTGCCGGTGACGCCGGTGATGACCGGCTTGTCATTGACCGACTTCACTTTCACAATTCTGGCCCCGACATTGCTGTTGGCGCCATCGCCATCCCGCAGCGCGAACTCGACTCGCCGCTGAGTGGTGTTGGGATTTTCGGAGACGCTGGCGTAGGTGATGCTCCGCAGGAGTTGCTGCACGGCCTCGCTGCTTGCGCCGCTCGCAAGTTGAATCACCAGATTCTGACCGCCTGTCCCGTCGGAAGAGATGGTTCCCAGCAGGCTGCCGCCGTAGAACACGTCATTGCCGGTGACGCTGATCTGACCGTCGCCAGTACCGACAGAGAGGATCGAGAGCCGGTCGTCTGCTTCCGAGAACCCGTTGAAACGCACAGTGAGTGAACCTTCGCCCAGGTTGTCATCCAGATCGCTAATGACGCCGTCCGTCGCCAGCACGAGCGGGGCCGCATTCTCGGTATAGGTTGTCGATCCCGTGACGCCGGTGATGACCGGCTTATCGTTGACGGCGGTGACTCTCACGACTTTCGCCCCGACGTTGCTGGCTGTCCCCACTCCGTCCTTCAGCACGAATTCAACTCGTCTCTGTGTGGTGCTTGGGTTTTCCGAGACGCTGGCGTAAGTGATGCTGCGCAGAAGCTGTTGTACTCCAGCGTTGTCTGCACCGGCGGCGAGTTGAATCACCAGGTTCTGTCCACCGGTCCCGTCGGATGTGACCGTTCCCAGGAGAGTGCAGCCATAAAACACGTCGTTGCCGGTCACGCTGATCTGGCCGGTACTGGTTCCCACAGAGAGGATTGACAGCCGGTCGCCCGTTTCTGAGAACCCTCTGAAGCGAACCGTCAGCGAGCCGCCGCAGAAATTGCCGTCTGGATCGTTAATGACTCCATCGGTTGTCAGGATGCGTGGTGCGGCGTTCTCGATGTAAGAGGTCGAACCAGTCACGCCGGAGATCACAGGTGATTCGTTCACATTCAGTACATTCACGGTGAAGTCTGCCATGCTGAACGAACCGTCAGCGGACTCAGCCCGCACTGTGATGGAATAACTGCAGGCCGTCTCATAATCCAGCGGGCCGGTCGTGCTGACCACGCCAGTGCAGGAATTGATGGTAAAGAGTCCGCCCGCATCGTCGGTCAAGGAGTAGGTGACGCCATTTGTCGTGCCGTCTTCGTCGTCAGCAAATGCTGTAATGCCGATTGGACCGGCGGCAGCATTTTCGGCGATCACATTGCTCGCACAGTTCGTGTCGATGACGTCAGACACGTCGAATTCATTGACATCGGTGACGGCGATGGTGAAGTTCTCGGTGCTGAACGAACCGTCAGCGGACTCGGCGCGGACGGTGATGGAGTAGCTGGTCGCCGTCTCGTAATTCAGGGGACCGGTTGTGCTGACGACACCTGAGATCGAATCGATTGTGAAGAGTCCCCCGGCATCGTCGGTCAGCGAGTAAGTGACGGTGTTCGTCGCACCATCGGAGTCGGAAGCAGATGCCGTAATGCCCACCGGCCCGGCGTCAGCGTTCTCGGCAATCGTGTTGTCGGCTGCATCGGCGTCGGCGATTGCGGAGACGTCGAATTCGTCGACATCCGTGACGGCGATCGTGAAGTCGGCGATGCTGAAGGAACCGTCGGCGGACTCAGCGCGGACGGTGATGGAGTAGCTGGTCGCCGTCTCGTAATCCAGGGGGCCAGTTGTGCTGACGACACCTGAGATCGAATCGATGGTGAAGAGGCCGCCTGCGTTGTCGGTCAGCGAGTAGGAGACGGCGTTCGTCGTGCCGTCGGCGTCGGAAGCGAATGCGGTGATGCCGACAGGTCCTGCCGCTGCGTTTTCGGAGATGGTGTTGTCTGTGGAATCGGTGTCGGTGACGCCTGAGACATCAGATTCGTCCACATCAGTCACGGCGATCGTGAAGTCGGTCGTGCTGAACGATCCGTCTTCGGACTCGGCTCGGACGGTGATCGTGTAGCTCGTTGCCGTCTCGTAGTTGAGTGGGCCAGTGGTACTGACGACGCCGGTGGTCGAATCGATCGTGAACAGGCCGCCGGCGTTGTCGGTGAGCGAGTAGGTGACGGTGTTCGTGGTGCCGTCGGCATCGGAAGCAGATGCGGTGATGCCGACTGTCCCGGCGTCGGCGTTTTCGGCGATGGTGTTGCTGGCGGAATCAGAGTCGGTGATGGGAGAGACATCAGACTCGTCGACGTCCGTGACGGTGACCGTGAAGTCGGCGGCACTGAACGATCCGTCTTCGGACTCGGCTCGGACGGTGATCGTGTAGCTCGTTGCCGTCTCGTAGTTGAGTGGGCCAGTGGTACTGACGACGCCGGTGGTCGAATCGATCGTGAACAGGCCGCCGGCGTTGTCGGTTAGCGAGTAGGTGACAGTGTTCGTCGTGCCGTCAGCGTCGGAAGCAGATGCGGTGATGCCGACCGTGCCGGCGTCGGCGCTCTCGGTGATCGTGTTGTCGGCTGTATCGGTGTCGGTGATCGACGAGACATCAGACTCGTCGACATCCGTGACGGCGATCGTGAAGTCGGCGGTGCTGAAGGAACCGTCGGCTGATTCAGCGCGGACGGTGATGGAATAGCTGGTCGCCGTCTCGTAATCGAGCGGGCCGGTGGTGCTGACCACGCCGGTGGCGGAATCGATCGTGAACAGGCCGCCGGCATTGTCGGTGAGCGAGTAGGTGACGGTGTTCGTGGTGCCGTCGGCGTCGGATGCAGATGCGGTGATGCCGACCGTGCCTGCGGCTGCGTTTTCGGCGATGGTGTTGCTGGCGGAATCAGAGTCGGTGATGGGAGAGACATCAGACTCGTCGATGTCCGTGACGGTGATCGTGAAGTCGGCGGCACTGAACGACCCGTCGGCGGACTCGGCTCGGACGGTGATCGTGTAGCTCGTTGCCGTCTCGTAGTTGAGTGGGCCAGTGGTACTGACGACGCCGGTGGTGGAATCGATCGTGAAGAGGCCGCCTGCGTTGTCGGTCAGCGAGTAGGAGACGGCGTTCGTCGTGCCGTCGGCGTCGGATGCAGATGCGGTGATGCCGACCGTGCCTGCGGCTGCGTTTTCAGCGATCGTATTTGTGTCGCCATTCGTGTCACTGACCGCCGACACTGCGAACTCGTTGCTGTCGGTCACTGTGATCGTGAATGTCTTCACGAAAGTCTGTGCGGTTGAGTCGGTGACCTCGATGTCAACGGAATATTGATGCACGGCTTCGTAGTTCAACGCGCCGGCCGTCTTCAGAGTGTCGCCGTCGATCAGGAAGAGACCATTGGCCGGACTCTCAACATTCGTCAGCAGACGATAGGTAAACGATTCCGGGCTGTCGGCGTCAGTCGCCGTCAGAGTTCCGATGGTTGTCCCGATGGAAGCAATTTCGGAAACGGTGTTGGCGGAAAGCGAGATGTCCGTTGGCGGCGCACCGACGGAATATCTTTGGGAATAAATGCCGTTTGAGCTGCCGTCTTGGCCGCTGCTCTGCCAAGCGATGACGAAGTTGCCAGTGCTGTTCATCGCCGCCGTGGGATTCGCCTGGCTATTGGTGGTATACGAGTTGGCGCGGAATTCACTGCCCTGCGCCACGCCTGCTGCGTTGTAGTACTGAGCGTAAATACCCAGCCCGTTGCCATCCTGGCCGCTGCTCTGCCAGGAGATGACGAAGTTGCCAGCGGCGTTCATCGCCGGCGAAGCATTGTATTGGCTGCTTGTCGTGTATGTGTTGACGCGGAATTCGCTTCCCTGGGCCACGCCGCTGGCGTTGAACCTTTTGGCATACACGCCGTATCCGCTGCCGTCCTGGCCGCTGCTCTGCCAGGAGATAACGAAGTCCCCGTCGCTGTCCATCGCGGCTGAGGAACTGTTTTGATTATTTGTGGTGTAGGAGCTGACCTGGAATTCACTGCCCTGCGCCACGCCGGCAGCGTTGTATCGCTGGGCGTAGATGCCGTATCCGCTGCCGTCCTGGCCATAGCTCTGCCAGGTGATGACGAAGTCCCCGTCGCTGTCCATCGCTGCCGACGCAGTGTATTGATAAGATGTGGTGTAGGTGTTGACCTGGAATTCACTTCCCTGCGCCACGCCGGCAGCGTTAAACCGCTGGGCGTAGATGCCGTATCCGTCGCCGTCCTGGCCATAGCTCTGCCAGGTGACGACAAAGTCACCATCGCTATCCATTGCCGCCGACGGGCTATACTGCGGGTCTGTGGTATAGGTGTTGACGCGGAATTCGGTTCCCTGCGCTTCACCAAGTGCATTGTACCGCTGTGCGTAGATGTCGTTTGAGCTGCCCTCCTGATCGGTCACCCAGGTGATAACGAAGTCCCCGTCGCTGTCCATCGCCGCTGAAGGGTTGAATTGATAATATGTGGTGTAGGTGTTGACACGGAATTCACTTCCCTGCGCCACGCCGGCAGCGTTAAACCGCTGGGCGTAGATGCCGTATCCGTCGCCGTCCTGGCCATAGCTCTGCCAGGTGACCACATAGTTGCCGGCACTGTCCATTGCCATGGATGGCTGGGATTGAATGCTCGTTGTGTAGGCATTGACCCGATATTCCGCCCCGCTGGCGGTGGCGGAAAGCAGTTGCCGCGCCTCGAGTCGCTCCAGGGCGGGCACGCCTGACTGACGACGACGGCGGGATAACGAGCGATTCCATGAGTGCCGTTGAAGCGGACGGCGGCCGCGACCACTGTTCCTTGAGCCGGCCTGCAATCGACCCCAGGCGGACCACAGCAACGACGACAAGCTTTTCCGCAGCATGGAATGGAACCCTGTTTGGCATCACAGCGGACATGAACGGCCCTTCCGCTGAAATCGTTGAGTCGAGCGGAGGCCTGCGCTCTCTCGATGCGTCAACATCGACCGCCAGAAATCGGGATCGTCGCTTTTCTTCAGAGAATTCGCCCGAAGCGTTAATCCTTACCCAATCATTTCATTCTTACTGATTGTGGGGCCGATTCCTCCTTGAGCGGTTTCTCCGAAAATGAGGTCGAAGCTGATGGAAGCCAGCGGATGCGAGAAGAATCCCCGCAGATCCAGGCAGCAGAAACCCCGGTCCTGCAGGGCGGAGTATGGGCCGGATGCTCAACGCACGGCAAAAGCTGATTGAGAATGGAGTCCTCGTCGCTCCCAGGCAGGCGGCAGGAACGGTAACGAGTTCAATCGCACGATCTCAGAAACTGGCGCGAGCGCTAAATCACTCGCTGACGCTGCGTGCTTTGATTTTTTGAGCACCAAAAGCGCACGCAGAAGCGGACGGGAAATTCACCCCAGCATTTCATTCAGCACCGACTGCGGAGCGAGGTCGTACTTGAGCGGTTCCATTGAAAATGACGCCCTGCCTTGGGACAGGCTGCGGACGTGGGAAGAATAGCCGAACATGCGGGCCAGTGAGACTTCGGCCTGCAGAGCGGTGAGGTGTTCGCGGTGTTCGCTGGCGAAGATCTTGGCGTGCCGCTGGTTCAGGTCTCCCTGAATGTTCCCCACGAACTCGCTGGGGGTGACCACTTCCAGCTTCATGATCGGTTCCAGCAGACCGATGTCGGCTTTGGTGAGGGCGCTTTGCACGGCGTGCGTGGCGGCGGCGCGAAGTGATTCTTCGGTCGTCTCGCCTGGCCGATAACCGACGCCGAGAATCGTGATCTTCGTTTTGATGAGCGGGTAGCCCAGGATGCCGCCTGACTGGGCGGACTCTTTGACCGCTTCGCGGACGACCATTTCCAGTTCGCCGGGGAGCGTTTCCGGAGGCAGCAGGGAGATGACGGTGATCGGCTGTTCGGAGTCGAACGGTTCGACGCGCACCCGAACGCTGGCGAAGGTGTTTTCGCCGCCGGTCGAACGTTGGAACGTCTCTTCTGCTTCGGCTTTGTTCTTGACGGTCTCTCGGTAGGAGACGCGCGGCTTGTGGACCCGGACGTTGAGATTGAAGTCGCGCTGCAGGCGTTCTTTCAGAATCTCAAGATGCAGTTCACCCATGCCGGAGATGATCGTCTGCCCGGTCTCTTCGTTGATCTTGGCTTTGAAGGTGGGGTCTTGCCGCGCGAGCCGGCTGAGCGCGTCTTCAAGCTTCTTGCGGTCACCGCTGGTTTCCGGCTCGACCGCCATTGAAATCACGGTTTCGGGGAAGGCGATTGATTCGAGCAGAATCGGGTGCTGTTGTTCGCAGAGCGTGTCGCCGGTGACCACGTCTTTAGGCCCGATGACGCCGCAGATGTCGCCGGCCTCGACGAAGTCGGTCTCGATCTTCTCGCGGGCGTCTGCTTGAATGTGCCACATCTGGCTGCAGAATTCCTTCTTGCCAGTGCGGGGATTCAGCAGCCGCGTGCCGGACTTCAGTACGCCGGAGTAGACCCGGACGAAGCACAGGTCGGCATGTTTGTCGGCCACGATTTTGAAGATCAGCGCGGCAAGCGGTTCGTCGTTCTTCGGCTTACGGACGAGTTCGGTCGGCTCGTTCTTTTTGGGCCGGGGATTGATGCCTGTGACGGGGGGGACATCGAGCGGGCTGGGAAGGAACCGGTTCACGCCATCGAGAATTGGCTGCACGCCAACGTAGTGCAAAGAGGTGCCGGTGAAGGTGGGCTGCAGCTCGCCGGCGAGAGTTGCCTGGCGGAGGATGCGGAAGATCGTTTCTTCCGGCAGATCGCCTTCGGCGAAGAATTGCTCCATGGCAGCGTCATCGCGTTCGGCGATGATGTCGATGAGCTGGCTGCGCCACGTTTCTGCGATCTCGACGTAGTCTTCAGGAATTTCAGTCTCGGTGATGGTGCGACCCTGAGAGGCGCTGTCGAAGTAGAGCGCCTTGCGACGGACGAGATCGATGATGCCCTTGAAGCCGTGTTCAGCGCCAATGGGAATCGTGAGCGGGACTGGTTTGGCGTTCAGACGCTTTCGCATCTGTTCGAGTACCCGTTCGAAGCTCGCGCCAATACGGTCCATCTTGTTGATGAAGCAGAGCCGGGGGACGTGATAGCGATCAGCCTGACGCCAGACCGTTTCGCTCTGGGCTTCAACCCCTTCGACTGCACTGAAGACGACCACCGCGCCGTCGAGGACGCGCAGGCTGCGCTCGACCTCGGCGGTGAAGTCGACGTGGCCGGGGGTGTCGATCAGGTTGATCGTACACTCCTTCCACTTACAGGTGACCGCGGCCGAGTAGATGGTGATGCCGCGTTTGGCTTCTTCGGGATCGAAGTCGGTTTCTGTGGTGCCGTCGTCGACGTTCCCCATTTTGTGAATCGCGCCGGCGTAGAACAGAATGCGTTCTGTGGTGGTAGTTTTGCCCGCGTCGATGTGGGCGACAATCCCGATGTTTCGCAGTTTTTCGATGGGCACGGGCATTGTGGCGTCGCGATTCAGTACGAGTGGAGAGTCATAAAACACGTTTAGCTGCACACTAGCAGTGTGCAGCTAAACGGAATTCCATTTTGATCGATGCAACCGAAAATTACCACGCGAAGTGGGCGAAGGCCTTGTTGGCGTCTGCCATGCGGTGGACGTTTTCGCGTTTGGTCATCGCGGCGCCTTCACGGCGGTATGCGGCGATGAGTTCTTCAGCCAGCGACTGCGAAGTCGAACGGCCCTTGCGGGCGCGAATCGCTTCCAGAATCCAGCGGATGGCGAGAGCCTGCTGACGGCGATGACCGACCGGAGTCGGCACCTGATAGGTGGCACCGCCGACGCGCTTGGAGCGGACTTCGATGTGCGGCTTCACGTTTTCGAGAGCCTGGTTGAACACTTCCACCGAGGGAACGTCCGTGACCTTCTTCTCGATGATTTCCATGGCATCGTAGAACACGCCAAAAGCGACGCTCTTCTTGCCATCGTACATCAGGCAGTTGACGAACTTGGTGACCAGCTTGGAACCGAACCGCGGATCGGGCTTCAGTTGCGCCTTGCTTGCCGTAAAACTCTTAGCCATCGAATGCTCTCAACAACAATTCAAACACTGCTCACAGAATTCAGATGACGGCGGAACCAGAGACTCCGGCGTCGACCGCCTGCACGACAGGCAGATCTTACTCCGCCGGCAAAATCGCCGGCGTCATGACTGTCTCCACGCGAGTGGAGTGATTCTAAAGTCTCTGCTCAAGCAGAGACTGATTTATTTGGGCCGTTTGGCGCCGTAACGGCTGCGGGCCTGACGGCGTTTCTGCACGCCCAGGGTATCCAGCACCCCGCGAACAACCTTGTATCGCACCCCTGGCAAGTCGCGTACACGACCGCCGCGGACGAGCACAATCGAGTGCTCCTGCAGGTTGTGGCCTTCGCCGGGGATGTAGGCGGTCAGTTCTTTGCCGTTCGACAGACGCACGCGGCAGATCTTCCGGAGAGCCGAGTTCGGCTTCTTCGGAGTCATGGTACGCACCTGCAAACAGACCCCTCGCTTTTGCGGAGCCCCATCCAGAAGCGGGGTCTTCGTCTTCGAGGTCTGCTTCTTGCGGGGCTTGCGGATCAATTGGTTGATTGTCGGCATGGATCCGTTCGTCGCGTCTGTTCAGTTCAAAAAATTGAAACTCAAAAAATTGAGATCGTCGCCCGGCACGGTGAGCCGGCGGCGAGTAAGGAATCGAGAACTTTAATCGGAAGGATGCACACGGTCAAGCGTCGCATCGCTCGGTCCGACTCGCATTTCGCCGCCCGGCTGGTTCTCGCCAGTTGCCGCTTTGGAAGTGTTCTCAGTCTGTTGCAAACAGTTATGGGAAAGAGACTTATCGTAAAATAAGTCTTTCGTTCCGCAGCTGCGTGAACGGAAGGCGGTTGCAACCTTCGCATGACGGCATCGCTCCCGTCTCAAACAAAAAACGTCGGGGATCTTGCTGACGATCCCCGACGTCTCAGGCACGGCGAACGATGTCGCCGCACAGGCAGGAGCAGCCTCACTCAATAGTTCTCAGTTTTTAGTGGTCAGTTTTCAGTTGAAACCGGATGACGAATGGACTCACCATTTGGGATCGTTCGTCCCGTTTCGAACTGACAACTGAAAACTGTCGACTGAGAACTCCACATCACTTCACATTCTTGACCACGATGAAGGCCGAATTCTTGCCCCGTTTGATGTGGAGCAGCAATCCCTTGCCGAGATCGGCACTGTTCACCGCGTCACGGAACTCAGCCGTGCTTTTCACGATGGTGGTTCCGACTCGTTGAATCAGGTCGCCGGACTGCAGGCCCGCTTCAGCGGCGGGGCTGCTGCCTTTGACGTTGCGGACCACGACCCCCTTGGCGTCCTTTTCCAGTCCGAGCTGTTCCGACAGCTCGCCATTCAGTTCTGAAACTTCCAGGCCCAGCTTGGAGATTTCCTGATTGTCTGGCTTGGCCTGTTCGGTCGGCTTATCGTTCACCCGGGCACGACGCAGGGCGGCGGTATAGTCGCCAGGCATCGATTCCA
This genomic stretch from Planctomicrobium piriforme harbors:
- the yajC gene encoding preprotein translocase subunit YajC; translated protein: MMHCLGLFTLLGVDAPAPAADPGMGPFMIYMAGGLAIFMVVQLLFGRTDQKEKAKRDQLIGSLKKNDPVVTIGGILGYVVSVSEDKKEVTLRVDDNTRIKFQAGAIRESLAAPPKEKEKTAE
- the tgt gene encoding tRNA guanosine(34) transglycosylase Tgt, with amino-acid sequence MTSFAFHLDYTDPTSRARLGRFETPHGVVETPIFMPVGTRGTVKGIWPDELREMGAKMILANTYHLALRPGESVVKDLGGLHAFMNWQGPILTDSGGYQVFSLAELRQMDRDRVVFKSHVDGSMFDLTPARAVQIQEDLGADVIMCLDECPPHDAPAEKMQAAVDRTTRWAALCRDAQKRPDQALFGILQGGTDQAMRERSAEGLLPLDFPGYAIGGLSVGEAPADMYSTLDFTVPLLPEHKPRYLMGVGRPIDIIEAVLRGVDMFDCVMPTRNARNATAFTSHGLVKMRNLRYQRDTRPLDANCNCPTCQQFSRGYLRHLFQVEEMLGAQALTVHNLAYYQQVMRDLRAAIKSNSAQEFRLDHLARMTADP
- a CDS encoding type II toxin-antitoxin system HicB family antitoxin, yielding MARKKHTFQVLVEQDEEGWYVAECPALKGCYTQGKTYEEVMDNIRDVIELCLEELRASGQSVPTQPEIISVRRVEVVI
- a CDS encoding type II toxin-antitoxin system HicA family toxin gives rise to the protein MPGRTARQRSIRSDPAGDHQRPPCRGRHLSGLPVLKPRELIRALEKAGFRVVRKSAGSHWQLAHDDGRRTTVPVHKGRDIGPGLLRKILRDTELTIDQLKQLISE